gttCCAATTTTTATGTACTTGATTTATGTTTTCATGTAAGGGCAGTCTTAGTGCTAAATGAGGTTGACAAACTCTCAAGAGAAGCCCAGCATTCACTACGGAGAACCATGGAGAAGTATATTGCATCGTGTCGGTTAATTCTTTGCTGTAATAGTTCATCAAAAGTTACTGAAGCAGTTCGTTCTCGATGTTTGAATGTTCGAATAAATGCACCAACTGAAGAGCAGGTTGGTTAAAGTGTTATCTTGTCTTGTGGTTTTGTACCATTTATTGAATTCTAGAACTTTTTGGATAGGCTTGTGTTCATTCTCTGATGCTGATGGATTCATTCATATAAACACCAAGCTTCTGTACTTAACCACGTTGTTATTCTAGATTGTTTCGGTGTTAGAATTCATTGGCAAAAAGGAAGGACTGCAAATTCCGCCTGGATTTACGGGTCGTATTGCTGCTCAATCAAATCGGAGTTTAAGAAGGGCCATATTGTTATTTGAGACATGTCGAGTTCAACAGTTACGTTTCTTAGCCCATATTGTCGATCTTTACCAATTAGGCAGTTTAATACTGTTTCAATACTTTACATGTAAGCTGATCTTGGTGTTCTGCTATTTCAACTTTAGGTATCCTTTTACAAGTAATCAAGCTATCCCACCAATGGATTGGGAACAATATATAACTGAAATAGCATCTGACATTTTGCAGGAGCAGAGCCCTAAAAGGTGTGATACTtgaatttcctttttttctttttcttttttaattagtTAAACGTGTCTATGTTCAGTTGCCAAAGTCACATCTGTTTGAGTTTCATCTACATGATTTTTTGGCTTCGATAATTTTTCTTGCTTTTATGTGGTTAGTTTTGTTTCTTAAGATTCTGATTTGGAGTTGGTCTAATCCGAACTTAGCTATTCCGCTTAATATTGACAAGTGCCTGGGCCTGAAACAAGCACAAGCTGGAGTTAATAAACTTAGGGCGCCACCAGAACAGAATCAGATATGATCAGCCCTTGTAGAAAGAACAAACTTGACAAACAGCGACACATATGCTGTTTCGAATCCATTGTAATGGATGAAAATCGCTTTAGTTAATTAGTTGAACTATTTTTCTCTCTCTGCATGCTTTATTTGAAATTGTAACTACAGTTTTCCGATGTGTTAAACAGGTTGTTTGTGGTTCGAGGGAAGTTGTATGAGCTACTAATAAATTGCATTCCTCCCGTTCTTATTCTGAAGGTAAAACTTACTTGCTGTAGCTTTATATCTGAATCTATTGGCTGTTTAGCGTATGAAATACTCTAATATTTTGCATTGCAGAGGCTGTTATTTGAGCTGTTAAAGAAGCTGGATGCTGAATTGAAGCACGAGGTCTGCTATTGGGCTGCATATTATGTAAGTGGTCTTTTGTAGACTCTCTTAGTATAATACGAAAATTGATATGCTCAAAGTCTTTTGTAGACTCTCTTAGTATAATACGAAAATTGATATGCTCAAATTAGGGGTACGAAAAACTTTGATAATATACGTAACATATTCATCTTACCCTGCCTGGATATTCACTTCTTTCTATCCTGTTGGCTATAATCTAGCCAATATCGCTTTTTCCATATTGTTATCTAAATCCTTCACACATAATGTGTTTTTACAATGAACCGCTTTTCCAGAAAATATACATATGATTCCCTTTTCAACACATGCACTGATACTTCTGATCCTTGTGCATTTTTCTTTTGCTAATTCTGCATACTGCGTTGATAAAATGTTTATGAGGATAAAAAGGCTATAATTTGACTTTGATACATCTAATAATTGTTTCGGGAATCTAGCATGTAGACCAGTTAGACCTATCAGCACATTACTCTTATTGAGTTACTAAGCTTGTGATCCATTGAATCTTGTTTCACCTCCAGGAGCATAGGATGCGTCTTGGGCAGAAAGCCATATTTCACATGGAAGGTACTTCATTAGATTTCTTGTAATTTTGTCACTGTGGCTAGAGTTCTTACCTTTCTGTCTGCAGGAGTAACCTTTCAGTTTTGTCATGGATTATGTCGTTATTTCAGGATTCTATATTATATTATTCATGTACCTGTGTTGTCTTGAAATACGAGGAATCTGCTTAAATTTTAATTTATTCCAATTTCCACATAGCTGTTTACTATGGCCTTTGAATTGGTGTAACTTCTGAAGCTTCTAAAATTCTCGGTGATTTTTCTAATGGTGGTTTTATATTCTCTGGTGTGTAGCTTTTGTGGCCAAATTCATGAGCATTTACAAGGCGTTTCTCATCTCCACATTTGGTTAAAGATCTTAAATATGAATCATCCGGCCTACTTCAAGTTCTGATATTGGAAGCATGCTGAGAGCCAAATAGCAACTTCTGCAGCTATGAAAATTCTGTTATTGTTCTTTAAACATACCAGAGCAGATGAATACATTGCCCTTGCTTCTTAATGTTTATTCTGAATCTAGAAATTAGCGCAACTTTCACCTGTTCATCTTTTTCATTCGGCTGTCTTTTGGTTTGCTCCAAGATGATCTATGGATGCCCATGGCTCCAGCTAAATTCGGTAGTTTTCAAGAAAGATTTCGTAGTGTGCGAGTGAGATTAGGAATATGTTCAACAATTGCGAAACCTTTTAGGAGTAGATTCAGGAATGACGAATGAGTTATATTTACATGACTAGTTTTTCACCAgtgcgatgcacgggtctgtTTCTCGCTTATGAAATATAAGATCCATGTTGGGAATTTCTTCATTTAGATCTTTCTCCGAGGCTATTGGAGATGTTGCAGCTCACAATTTAAACTAATCACACAAAAAAAACGAAGATACTATCATAGGGAGAATGTACCGGGGGAAAATAATATGTTACCCAAGCTAGAATTCAAAATTCTTGAAAGGTTAACCAATTTTTCATAAAGATTTCATGCAAAACTGGAATTAGGGTAATACATGTAACCAAATCAGAGGGCTTATGGCAACTGTGAGTGTAGGAACCAAAACACAAACCTTCAACAGATTTGGTTATTTATTCCCATGTATGTATTACGTAGAGTATCATCTGATTTATCCT
This portion of the Papaver somniferum cultivar HN1 chromosome 11, ASM357369v1, whole genome shotgun sequence genome encodes:
- the LOC113320507 gene encoding replication factor C subunit 3-like, coding for MLWVDKYRPKTLDKMIVHADVAQNLKKLVTEQDCPHLLFCGPSGNGKKTLIMAVLRQMFGPGAEKVKVETKTWKVDAGSRTIDVELTTLSGTHHVEMNPSDANFQDRYVVQEIIKEMAKNRPIDTKGKKGYKVLVLNEVDKLSREAQHSLRRTMEKYIASCRLILCCNSSSKVTEAVRSRCLNVRINAPTEEQIVSVLEFIGKKEGLQIPPGFTGRIAAQSNRSLRRAILLFETCRVQQYPFTSNQAIPPMDWEQYITEIASDILQEQSPKRLFVVRGKLYELLINCIPPVLILKRLLFELLKKLDAELKHEVCYWAAYYEHRMRLGQKAIFHMEAFVAKFMSIYKAFLISTFG